The Halobaculum magnesiiphilum genome contains the following window.
GCGTCCTCTCGGCGTCCGGGATCACCGACCCGGGCGAGACCGTCGAGCGCACCTTCCGCTTCTCGGAGCTCACGCTCGTCGTCACCTCCGCACGGCTTGTCAAGCACATCGGCGCGGCCGTCTGGGACGACGACTACGAGGAGTTCCACTACGACGACGTGACCGACCTCACCTTCGAGGAGGGGAGCGTCGCCACCACCCTGGTGCTCACCGTCGACGGGCGCCAGGAGCGGTTCAAGGCGCCCAGCGACAGCGCCCGGGCGATCAAAGAGCGCCTCACGAACGCGCTGTTGGCCCACTACGACGTGGACTCGCTGGAGGAGTTCCGCGCCCTCGCGGCGGCTGCCGACGGCGAGGACGACGCCGACGAGTCGGTCGACCGGACCGACTTCGGCGGCGGTCCCGACCCGCTGTCGGCAGAGCCCGCGGAGGTCGACACCGACGCCGGCACCCGCGAGGAGCCGCTCGCCGACGAGGAGGCCGCCGAGCCGCGCGCGGACGCCGCGGCCGGGGCGAGCGAGCAGTCGGGGACGGCCGGCACCGCGGGGACCGCGGCCGCGACGGGGATGCACAGGGACGCCGACGCGGTCGACGCGGCCGATCAGGAGACCGTCGACGCCGACGCCGCCGGAGCCGAGGCGGCCGAGCGCGACGGCTTCGGCGACTCCGGGTTCGAGCCTGCCGAACCAACCGACGACGTGGCCGAGGAGGTGGCCGCCCTCAGGGAACTCGTCGAGCGCCAGGGCGAGCAGATCGAACGCCAGACGGAACTGGTCGAACAGTTGATCGAGGAGCTGCGCCGCGGTCGCTGACCGCCGTCGTCCCGGACCTTCACTCCTCGCGCCCGGTCACCTTCCGGATACACGAGGAGCCGAACGGCCCGAGTTCCCCCGCGTCGAGCCGGACGAAGTGGCCGGTCGTGATCCCCGCCCCGCAGCGGCGACACGAGAAGTCGCCCTCCCGGCGGATCACCTGCGAGTCGAACCGGACGAACCCGGAGCCGTGGACCCGAACCACCGCGTCCTCGCGGTCGATGACTCCGCGGCGTTCCGCCTCATCGAGCACCTCACGGGTGACCGCGGGGCTCGTCGTTACGGTCTCCAGCCGGTCGATCAGTTCGGGGAGCGGGAGCTCGTCGTCCTCGAGGTGCTCCAGCAGCTCCACGCCGAGTGCGACCGTCTCCTCGCGAGTTCGGGCGGGCGTGTCGTCGTCCGAGGGCACGTCGGCCGCGGTTCGCCGCGGGCGCTGTTAAGCGTCTCGGGTGTCCCGGTGTCGAAGCGTCGCCCGGGGGCGCCGTCGGGACCTCGTCGGCGGCCGTGAGCCGCGACCGCGGGTCTTATTCGCGTGACGGCCCCAGTAGGGCCGTGAATCGTCGCGCGCTCGTCGGCGGCCTCGTCGCCGGCGCGGTGGTGGTCGCCGCCGTCCTCTCGTCCCCGAACGCCGTGTTCGACCGGATCGCGTGGGTCACCGCCGAGCCGTGGCGGCTCGTCGCAGTGCTGGCCGCGCTCGCGGTCGTTCGCCCGTTGCTCGCGTGGCCGGTGACGCTGTTGGCGGTCGTCGCCGGCTACGGCCTGGGCCTGTCGGCGATCCCGCTGTCGCTCGCCGCGATGGTGACGACCTCGGTCCCGCCGTACCTGTTCGCCAGACGCGGGCGCGACGCGGGCGACGCCCTCGCCGGCGGCGACAGGGTCTCGACGGCCGTCAACGGCCTCCTCGATCGCGCCGTCGGCGCCGGCGAGCGCGCCGTCTCCGTCGCCGGGGGCACCCGGTCGGTCGCCGCCTCCCGGCTCCTCCCGTTCCCCTCCGACGCCGTGTCCGTCGCCGCCGGGCTCGCCGGCGTCCGCGCCGGGCCGTTCGTTCTCGGGAGCGCCGTGGGGGAGCTCCCGTGGGCGATCGCCGGCACCGTCGCGGGCGCCTCCGCCGGGCGTGTCGCCGAGGTCGGACTCGACGGGGTGATCGACCCGTGGTTGATCGGGACGGCGGCGCTGGGCGGGCTCCTCCTGCTCGCGGGGCCGGCCTACCGGCACTACCGCTCGGCGTCGATCTGATCTGCGCTTGCGCTAGTCCGCCGGCTCGCGAGCCAGCAGTATCGCGTCCGTCCCGTCGTCGTAGAAGCCCGGGCGCCGTGCGGTGGGGCGAAACCCGAGAGACTCGTACAGGCGCCTCGCGCCGTCGTTGTCGGCGGCGACGAGGAGCGTGACGCTGCCGTCGGCGCGGGCGATGAGTTCCCGGAGGAGCCGGGTCGCTCGCCCCTCCCGCCTGTGGGCGGGATGGACGGCGAGCTCGGCGACGTGAACGCCGTCGCCGGCGACCGGGAGCAGGTACCCGACGACGGCGCCGTCGGCCGTCTCCTCGACGAGCGCGTCGCCGGTTCGCAGGGCGTGCGAGCGCAGCGTCGGGCTCGGCTCGCGGAGCAGTCGCTGCAGCGTTCGAATCGCCGGCTCGTCGGGCGGCCGCCCGGATCGAACCGTCACAGCGGCGAGAGCGGCGAGCACGCCGGGAACGGCGGCGCCTGGAGGACGATCGTCGCGACCGACGCGAGGGCGTCCACGACCGACGCGAGCGCCGCCGGCGACGGCGCCGCGGCGGCGCCGGTGGCGACCGAGAGGGCGACGGCCGCGAGCGCGCCCGACAGCGTCGCGAGCGTGTTCACCCCCTGGTTCCCGATCCGGTCGCCCTCGACGGTCGCGCCGAGCAGGCTGTCGACGGTCATGCCGACGAACCCGGCGCCGGTGACGGCGGCGGCCACGGGGACCGCGACCGTCGCGCTCGCGGCCGCCGGGACCGCGAGGCCGCCCGGCGTCGCGGACCCGCCCAGCGGCATCGCCAGCGCCGCGAGCGCGGCGACCAGCCCGGCCCCGGCGATCCCCGCGACCTCGCCCTGCCAGGTGACCGCCCCGTCGGTGCCGGGGTCGACCGGCCGCAGCGTCGTCACCAGCCGCGGCGCGTCGAACAGCCCGCCGAACTCCGAGGAGAGCGTGTCGGCCATCGCCGCCGCGACCGAGCCGGCGAACGCGAACGCGATCAGCGTCGGCACGGCGGTGTCCGGGAGGACCGCCCTGGCGGCCGCGAACGCCAGCACCGCACACAGCGCGACCCCGGCGTTGCCGAGGACGTTGCCGGCGCCGCGGGCGCCGTCGTTGCCCTCGGCGACGCCGCGGCTGTCCTTCTCCTCGAAGCGGAACTTCGCGGCGAGCCCGCCGATGGCGAAAAACGAGATGAGCACGAGGAACCAACCGAGCCCGCCGAGCACGACCGTCGCGAAGCTCAGCAATACGCCCGTCAACATCCCCGAGACGGACGCGGTCTCGAGCACGTACGAGACGACGCCGAGCCCGACGGTCAGCGCGAGCCCGACGGCCACGAGCGCCGGCGTGACGACGACCCCGCCGGCGGCGACGAGCGCCGACAGCAGCCACAGGAGGAACCCGACCGACACGACCACGATCGGGTCGTCCCGAGGGAACAGCACCGAGCGGAGGAGCGCGGCGACCAGCGCGGCCGTCGCCGCGAGGAAGACGTACGTCGGGAGCGCCCCGACGGCGAAGGACCCGGCGGCGACCGCGACGGCGGCTTGGCCGACCGTCGCGGCCGCGAACGCCGTGACGGTGAACGCGGTCGTCGTGGCGAACTCGTCGCTCGTGGACTCGCGGACGAACTCGCGGCCGAGGACGCCGTACGCCAGCGAGAGGACGCTCGCGGCGTACACGGTGACCGGCATCGGCGACTGCGGGAGCGCCGTCAACACGCCGAGGGCGGTCGCCGCGAGCGCGAACCCGGCGAGCCCGTTGAGGCGGCGGTCCTCGTAGTCGCCCGGCCGGGCGAACAGCTCGAAGAACCGACCCTCCTCGACGACGAACGCAGCGAGGACGGCGACGGCGGCGAAGGGCGCGGCGGCGGCCGGCCCCAGCGCCGGCGCGGCCAACACCGCGGAGGCGACGACGGCGAATCCCCCCGCACGCCGGAGTCGGTGTCTCACGCCGGGAGCTATCCCCGACGCACACTTAACGGTCCCGGGACGGCCGCTTCCCCCTGGAACGAAGGGCGAACGGTAACGCTTTCGGGCGCCCGGTCGAACGCTCGGGTCAGCAGTGGGACTCTACGACGCGTACCTCGGCGTACGCCACCGGCGCAACCCGGGCGACCCGCCCGCCCACGTCGCGCTCGTCATCACCGAGCGCGACCTGCTCGAACAGGGCGCCTACGACACGCTGGAGTCGTTCCTCGGCTGGGCGTTCGAGTACGGCGCCGAGCGCGTCACCGTCTCCGTCTCCGTGCTCGACGAGGCGGTCGTCGACACCCTCGCTCGCGAGCTGGCGGACGTTACCGCCCCCCGTTCGATCGCGGTTCGCACGCCCGACGACACCGCCCGCGCGGACGCGCCGATCCGGGTGAACATCGGCCTCGGCGGCAAGCGGGAGTTCGCCGCCGCCGTCCGCGACATCGCCGAGGCCGTCGAGGCCGGCGAGCTCGCCCCTGACGAGATCGCCGAGGCCGACATCGAGGACCGCCTGATCTTCCCCGAGGAGCCGGATCTGGTGATCAAGACGGGCGCCGAACGGCTCTCCGATTTCCTCATCTGGCAGTCCGTCTACTCGGAGCTGTACTTCACCGACGTGAACTGGCGGGACTTCCGGAAACGGGACTACCTGCGGGCGGTGCTGGACTACCAGAACCGCCAGCGGCGGTTCGGGAAATAACGGGAATTCTCCTATCAGTCCGCCGTCTCGCGGGTCCCCGCGCCGTCGACCTCCAGCGCCTCGGTCAACTCCTCGTCGGTCGCCTCGCCGGGCAGCCGCTCGCGCAGCCGCCCCGCGACCGTCCGCGCCTCGTCCAGCTCGACGGCCGCGAGCGACCGAACGAGCGCGGCCGCCCGCTTCGCGCGGGTGCGGCGCCACGACTCCTCGCGGGCCTCATACGTTCGAATGGAGCGCAGGAAGTCGACCTTCGAGAACTCCGGCCAGTACGGCGAGCAGAAGTACGCCGCCGCCTCGTTGCCGTTGGCGTGCCACGGGAGGAAGTTCGAGGTGCGCTCGTCGCCGCCCGTCCTGATGATGAGGTCCACGTCGCGGACGGGCCGGCGGTACAGCCGCGACTCCACCTCGGCGACGCCCACGTCGTCGGCCGCCAGATCGCCGTCGGCCACGTCGCGGGCGACCGCGCGAACCGCCCCGAGCAGTTCGTTGCGGCCGCCGTACGCCAGCGCGATGTTGAGCGTGAACTCGTCGTAGCCGGCGGTCCGGCCCTCGGCGTACTCGACCGCGTCGCGAACGCGGGAGGGCAGCCGTTCCACGTCCCCGAGCGCGCGGATGCACACGCCCTGCTCGTGGACGCGGTCGGCGTCGGCGAACTCGCGGAGCTTGTCCTCCAGCAGGTCGAACAGCGTCTCCCGCTGTTCGGCCGGTCGGTCGAAGTTCTCCGTCGAGAAGGCGTACAGCGTGAGCTCCTCGATTCCGAGGTCCGCACACCAGTCGAGCACCCGCTCGGTCGTGTCGGCCCCGGCGTGGTAGCCGTCGTGCGCGTCGTCGCCGCGGCTGCGGGCGTACCGGCGGTTCCCGTCCTGGATGATGGCGACGTGGTCGGGCCCCTCGCCGATCTCCCGGCGCAGCACGCGCTCGTAGGTACTGTCGAACAGGGTCGCGAGACGCGAGCGCAGGGTCACTACCGATAGTGTGTCGGCCAGGGAATATGTGTCTTGTGAGAGCCCGGACGACACGCGAATGACGCGCGGACGGTACGCGACCGACGCACAGCGTCAGTCGGCGCCCCCGGCGTCGTCGCCGGCGACCGATTCCAGCACCTCCACCTCGCCGGTGAGCTGCCGGTGGACGTACGGCATGTCGATGCCCTCCTCGTCGAAGCGCTCCTTCACCGCCTGCACGTACTCCGAGCGGACGCGCACGAAGTCGCTGCGGTCGGGCTCGTCGATCCAGAAGCGGCTCTGCAGCCCGACCGCCGAGTCGCCCAGTTCGGTGACCCGCACCGACGGCGCCGGGTCGTCGAGGATCCCGTCGATCCCCTCGGCCTCCTCGAGGATGCAGTCGGTCGCGTGGTCGATGTCGTCGCCGTAGCCGATGCCGAAGACGAACTTCTGGCGGAGCGTGTCGTAGGCGACGGGGTTGGTGATCGCGTTGTTCGCGAGCTCGCCGTTCGGAACGGTGACGCGCTCGTTGTCGAAGGTGCGGACGCGCGAGACGCGCAGGTCGATGTCCTCGACGCGCCCGGCGTTGTCGTTCCACTCGATCCAGTCGCCCACCTCGAAGGGCTTGTCCTTGATGATGAACACGCCGGCGACGAAGTTGCCGACGAGGTCCTGCGCGGCGAAGCCGACCGCGAGCGCGAGCGCGCCCCCGAGCGTCGCCGCCGCGGTCAGGAACCGGGGGAAGCCGGCGCTCATGAAGCCGATCGACAGCGCGAGGACGACGACGATCACACCCATGAGGCTGTCGACGAGGCTCAACACCGTCCGGTCGAACCCCCGCCGGTCCAACACCCGACGAACGAGCGGGATCAGCACGAACCGACCGACGAGGTACGTCACGACGAAGCCGACGAGGAACCCGATCACGTTCGTCAGGTAGCCGGAGAACGTGTCGACCAGGCCATCGAGGGTCGTCTGCAACACGACGGAATGCATCAGTCGGGCCAGCGTTGGGCGGTATCTGGTAAGAACCTGCCGGCCACCCGAATACGACGCTCGACGCCTGCGGGCGGTCGGTCGCGCACCGACGCCGGCGGCCAATTCCTCGCTCGCCTACGCCGACAGCGGCCCCTCGCGACGGGCGACCGCGCGGAAGCGCTCGCCGTGGACGCCCCCGTCGGCGAGGGCCTCCGGGATCCGCTCGTGAAGCCACGACCCCGGCGCGGGCTCGCCGTCGAAGCCGTCGCGGCGATGCTCGGCGGGGAGGTAGCGCTCGTGGGTCGGGAGCCGCTCGTACAGCGGGACGCCGCCCGCCTCCGCGACCGCGCGGAGTTCCTCCAGCGCGGGCCACGCGTAGTCGGGATTGACGTAGTCGTCCGTCACCGGCGAGACGCCGCCCAGGTCGTCGACGCCGCAGTCGAGCAGGTCGCCGACGGGTGCGAGGTTCGGCGGCGACTGCACCGACACCGCCGCGGGCAACGCGGCGCGGGCCATCGCGGTCACCCGCCGCATCGTGTCGGTCGAGGGCGCGTCGTAGTCGGAGCGCTCGTTGGGCACGACGGGCTGAATTATCACCTCCTGCACGTGGCCGTACCGCTCGTGGAGGTCGCGGATCGCCAGCAGCGACTCCGCCCGGTCGCGCCAGTCCTCGCCGATACCGACGAGGATCCCCGTCGTGAACGGCACCCGGGCCTCCCCCGCTGCGCGGATCGTGTTGAGCCGCTGGCCCGGCGTCTTTCGCCGGCCGCCGGCGTGGGCGGCCACGTCCGCGGTCGTCTCCAGCATCACGCCCATCGAGGCGTTCACCTCGCGCAGGCGACGGAACTCCGATTCCGTCAGGTCGCCGGGGTTCGAGTGCGGGAGCAGCCCCTCCTCCAGGGCGATCTCGCAGGCGCGCTCGTGGTAACCGACGATCGAGTCGTAGCCCCACTCGGCCAACTGGTCGTGGATCGCGGTGTAGCGCGCGTCCGGCTTGTCGCCGAAGGTGAACAGCGCCTCCGTGCAGCCGGCGTCGGCGCCGACGCGACACCGCTCTCGTACCTCCTCGGCCGACAGGAGGCTCGCCTCGCCGGGCACGTCGTAGTAGGTGCAGTACGTGCAGGTGTAGCGGCAGGCGGTCGTCAGCGGGACGAACACGTTCCGGGCGAACGTCAACTCGGAGGCGGCGGAGACGTCCGCGGGGCCGACGGACAGCAGGCGCTCGACGTCCTCGTCGGCGACCGTCACGTCGAGGTCGTACTCCGCGGCGCCCGGGAACACGCCGTGAGGTCGCCGACCGAGGGGCAAAAGCGAGTCGGTCGCGGGGAAGGCGTCGGGGATCAGGCGAGGAAAATGGAGGGAGGGGGCGAACCGCCGCGGCGACGACCCGAACCGGGCGTGGCGACGGCGACGCGTCCGAGCCACGGCGGTGGCGCGCGGCGGTCGCGCTCCGTCGCGACCGCGAGCGCGCGAGGGACGAGTACCGCAGCGACCGCAGGGAGCGAGGAACGCAGTCGGCTGGGGAGGAAGTGGCTGTCACGTGACGGTGCCTGTACCCGATCGGCCGGCTCGAACCGAACCTCCCCGTCGACTCGAACCGAACCTCCCCGTCGACTCGAACCGAACCTCCCCGTCGACTCGAACCGAACCTCCCCGTCGACTCGAACCGAACCTCCCCGTCGACTCGAACCGAACCTCCCCGTCGACTCGAACCGAACCTCCCCGTCGACTCGAACCGAACCTCCCCGTCGACTCGAACCGAACCTCCACGCCGACTCGAACCGTAACTCGGCGCCGACTCGTACCAGAACTCCACGCGGTCGCCGACAGTCACGACTCGACTCGATCCACGACACGGATCCGCCACCACAACCGATACCCGGCGCGCGGCCGAGTGAAAGAGCGATGACCGACATCGACACCACCGACGTCGAGGGCCCCCACGGCGGACAGCCCGTCCGCCACGCCGGCGCCGACCTCGCCGACGCGAACGCGGCGGTCGTGATGGTCCACGGCCGCGGCGCGACCGCCCGCAGCATCCTCGGGATGGCCGGGGAGTTCGGCACCGACTCGGTCGCCTACCTCGCGCCCGCGGCCGCCCGCAACACCTGGTACCCCCACTCGTTCATGGAGGAGACGACGAGGAACCAGCCGTACCTCGACTCCGCGCTCGCGTTCGTCGGGCGCGTCGTCGACGCCGCCGCCGACGCCGTCGGCCGCGAGAAGGTGCTCCTGCTTGGTTTCTCGCAGGGCGCCTGCCTCTCCTCGGAGTGGCTCGCGCGCAACGCCGACCGCTTCGGCGGCCTCGTCGCCTTCTCCGGCGGACTCATCGGCCCGGAGGGCACCCCCCGCGAGTACGACGGCGACCTCGACGGCACGCCCGCGTTCCTCGGCTGCTCGGACGTGGACCCGCACATCCCGCTGGAGCGCGTGAAGGAGACCACCGAGGTGCTGGAAGGGTTGGGCGCCGACGTGGACGAGCGCATCTACGAGGGCATGGGCCACGGCGTCAACGAGGACGAGCTGAACGCCGCGAAGGGGATGGTGACGAGCCTCGAACTCGCCGGCGAGTAGGCGAACGCGGGCGTCGTCTCCCGCTTCGTCGGGGTCCTCGATCGGGGTCGGCTGGCGCCTCG
Protein-coding sequences here:
- a CDS encoding TVP38/TMEM64 family protein, with the protein product MNRRALVGGLVAGAVVVAAVLSSPNAVFDRIAWVTAEPWRLVAVLAALAVVRPLLAWPVTLLAVVAGYGLGLSAIPLSLAAMVTTSVPPYLFARRGRDAGDALAGGDRVSTAVNGLLDRAVGAGERAVSVAGGTRSVAASRLLPFPSDAVSVAAGLAGVRAGPFVLGSAVGELPWAIAGTVAGASAGRVAEVGLDGVIDPWLIGTAALGGLLLLAGPAYRHYRSASI
- a CDS encoding alpha/beta hydrolase; the encoded protein is MTDIDTTDVEGPHGGQPVRHAGADLADANAAVVMVHGRGATARSILGMAGEFGTDSVAYLAPAAARNTWYPHSFMEETTRNQPYLDSALAFVGRVVDAAADAVGREKVLLLGFSQGACLSSEWLARNADRFGGLVAFSGGLIGPEGTPREYDGDLDGTPAFLGCSDVDPHIPLERVKETTEVLEGLGADVDERIYEGMGHGVNEDELNAAKGMVTSLELAGE
- a CDS encoding DUF5830 family protein, encoding MPSDDDTPARTREETVALGVELLEHLEDDELPLPELIDRLETVTTSPAVTREVLDEAERRGVIDREDAVVRVHGSGFVRFDSQVIRREGDFSCRRCGAGITTGHFVRLDAGELGPFGSSCIRKVTGREE
- a CDS encoding DUF92 domain-containing protein codes for the protein MRHRLRRAGGFAVVASAVLAAPALGPAAAAPFAAVAVLAAFVVEEGRFFELFARPGDYEDRRLNGLAGFALAATALGVLTALPQSPMPVTVYAASVLSLAYGVLGREFVRESTSDEFATTTAFTVTAFAAATVGQAAVAVAAGSFAVGALPTYVFLAATAALVAALLRSVLFPRDDPIVVVSVGFLLWLLSALVAAGGVVVTPALVAVGLALTVGLGVVSYVLETASVSGMLTGVLLSFATVVLGGLGWFLVLISFFAIGGLAAKFRFEEKDSRGVAEGNDGARGAGNVLGNAGVALCAVLAFAAARAVLPDTAVPTLIAFAFAGSVAAAMADTLSSEFGGLFDAPRLVTTLRPVDPGTDGAVTWQGEVAGIAGAGLVAALAALAMPLGGSATPGGLAVPAAASATVAVPVAAAVTGAGFVGMTVDSLLGATVEGDRIGNQGVNTLATLSGALAAVALSVATGAAAAPSPAALASVVDALASVATIVLQAPPFPACSPLSPL
- the cofG gene encoding 7,8-didemethyl-8-hydroxy-5-deazariboflavin synthase subunit CofG, giving the protein MFPGAAEYDLDVTVADEDVERLLSVGPADVSAASELTFARNVFVPLTTACRYTCTYCTYYDVPGEASLLSAEEVRERCRVGADAGCTEALFTFGDKPDARYTAIHDQLAEWGYDSIVGYHERACEIALEEGLLPHSNPGDLTESEFRRLREVNASMGVMLETTADVAAHAGGRRKTPGQRLNTIRAAGEARVPFTTGILVGIGEDWRDRAESLLAIRDLHERYGHVQEVIIQPVVPNERSDYDAPSTDTMRRVTAMARAALPAAVSVQSPPNLAPVGDLLDCGVDDLGGVSPVTDDYVNPDYAWPALEELRAVAEAGGVPLYERLPTHERYLPAEHRRDGFDGEPAPGSWLHERIPEALADGGVHGERFRAVARREGPLSA
- a CDS encoding DUF7115 domain-containing protein; this encodes MSLPELVRGELGDEDPVARVHLGGDDELFVTPTRTLIYRAEGLLSDESTDEFPHDAERVAVSESRRKAKFTLEYGLDGERTFSVPRGSLDEVLHPVLAGVLSASGITDPGETVERTFRFSELTLVVTSARLVKHIGAAVWDDDYEEFHYDDVTDLTFEEGSVATTLVLTVDGRQERFKAPSDSARAIKERLTNALLAHYDVDSLEEFRALAAAADGEDDADESVDRTDFGGGPDPLSAEPAEVDTDAGTREEPLADEEAAEPRADAAAGASEQSGTAGTAGTAAATGMHRDADAVDAADQETVDADAAGAEAAERDGFGDSGFEPAEPTDDVAEEVAALRELVERQGEQIERQTELVEQLIEELRRGR
- a CDS encoding GNAT family N-acetyltransferase yields the protein MTVRSGRPPDEPAIRTLQRLLREPSPTLRSHALRTGDALVEETADGAVVGYLLPVAGDGVHVAELAVHPAHRREGRATRLLRELIARADGSVTLLVAADNDGARRLYESLGFRPTARRPGFYDDGTDAILLAREPAD
- the uppS gene encoding polyprenyl diphosphate synthase, with the translated sequence MRSRLATLFDSTYERVLRREIGEGPDHVAIIQDGNRRYARSRGDDAHDGYHAGADTTERVLDWCADLGIEELTLYAFSTENFDRPAEQRETLFDLLEDKLREFADADRVHEQGVCIRALGDVERLPSRVRDAVEYAEGRTAGYDEFTLNIALAYGGRNELLGAVRAVARDVADGDLAADDVGVAEVESRLYRRPVRDVDLIIRTGGDERTSNFLPWHANGNEAAAYFCSPYWPEFSKVDFLRSIRTYEAREESWRRTRAKRAAALVRSLAAVELDEARTVAGRLRERLPGEATDEELTEALEVDGAGTRETAD
- a CDS encoding mechanosensitive ion channel family protein — translated: MHSVVLQTTLDGLVDTFSGYLTNVIGFLVGFVVTYLVGRFVLIPLVRRVLDRRGFDRTVLSLVDSLMGVIVVVLALSIGFMSAGFPRFLTAAATLGGALALAVGFAAQDLVGNFVAGVFIIKDKPFEVGDWIEWNDNAGRVEDIDLRVSRVRTFDNERVTVPNGELANNAITNPVAYDTLRQKFVFGIGYGDDIDHATDCILEEAEGIDGILDDPAPSVRVTELGDSAVGLQSRFWIDEPDRSDFVRVRSEYVQAVKERFDEEGIDMPYVHRQLTGEVEVLESVAGDDAGGAD
- a CDS encoding undecaprenyl diphosphate synthase family protein; amino-acid sequence: MGLYDAYLGVRHRRNPGDPPAHVALVITERDLLEQGAYDTLESFLGWAFEYGAERVTVSVSVLDEAVVDTLARELADVTAPRSIAVRTPDDTARADAPIRVNIGLGGKREFAAAVRDIAEAVEAGELAPDEIAEADIEDRLIFPEEPDLVIKTGAERLSDFLIWQSVYSELYFTDVNWRDFRKRDYLRAVLDYQNRQRRFGK